One segment of Anopheles stephensi strain Indian chromosome 3, UCI_ANSTEP_V1.0, whole genome shotgun sequence DNA contains the following:
- the LOC118511211 gene encoding uncharacterized protein LOC118511211 yields the protein MLLQLHRFQALCSAQPSTPVTNETQSVGRSVDVCACFCRRWCCGYGDHMVSGFRDGMLLYAPKSHHRRPVTSECIATVLCVSSIRRQRTWVVTTKAIHMPAGKT from the exons atgctgctgcagctTCACCGATTCCAAGCTCTTTGTTCGGCGCAACCGTCTACGCCCGTAACGAACGAGACacagtcggtcggtcggtcggtcgatgtgtgtgcgtgtttttgtcGCAGATGGTGCTGTGGGTATGGCGACCACATGGTCTCCGGTTTCCGGGATGGGATGCTGCTGTATGCCCCCAAATCTCACCACCGACGACCGGTAACTTCGGAGTGCATTGCT ACTGTCTTATGTGTTAGCAGCATTAGACGCCAGAGAACATGGGTAGTG ACAACAAAAGCAATCCACATGCCGGCCGGCAAAACATAA